The Providencia sp. PROV188 genome includes a region encoding these proteins:
- the yebS gene encoding membrane integrity lipid transport subunit YebS, protein MTHINHTAMNLQRCCHCNQKIVTPPFQPRQVIVCPRCSSQLNDGRSWSLRRLALLSITLLLLAPIAFWQPLISIHLFGTQINANVLDGVRLISEQGDPFTASIVAFCAIAAPLLLPISILSLVLARYLAINMRPILLMMKHLKEWVMLDVYLVGLGIAAIKMQDYATVYVGHGLIAFSTMSVISIIILIHINLDELWRRLYPLEENTDAPHAETCLACHFTGEPNKKGKCQRCHRPLHHREPLSLQKTWAALIAAMVLLIPANLLPISTFYLNGRRLEDTIYSGVVSLIDSGNWPIAIIVFIASILVPFVKIIIMILLLFSIQFKSHTDPVLRMKLLKFVSWIGRWSMLDLFVIALMMTLVNRDMLMSFTMGPAALYFGTAVILTILAVEWLDSRLIWDSYGKSKPSK, encoded by the coding sequence ATGACCCACATTAATCATACTGCCATGAATTTGCAACGTTGTTGCCATTGTAACCAAAAAATAGTGACTCCGCCTTTTCAACCGCGGCAAGTCATTGTTTGCCCAAGATGTTCTAGTCAATTAAATGATGGGCGTTCATGGTCACTCCGTCGTCTTGCACTATTATCTATCACTTTATTGCTTCTTGCGCCCATCGCTTTTTGGCAGCCATTGATTTCTATTCATCTATTTGGCACCCAAATCAATGCTAACGTGCTTGATGGCGTCCGCTTAATTAGCGAGCAAGGTGACCCTTTTACCGCCAGCATTGTGGCTTTTTGTGCGATAGCTGCACCGCTACTTTTGCCTATTTCGATTTTATCTTTGGTATTAGCACGTTATCTGGCCATCAACATGCGCCCCATTTTACTGATGATGAAGCATCTCAAAGAGTGGGTCATGCTGGATGTCTATCTTGTCGGTTTGGGTATCGCCGCGATTAAAATGCAAGATTACGCGACGGTTTACGTCGGGCATGGGTTGATTGCGTTTAGTACTATGTCTGTGATTAGTATTATTATTTTAATCCACATTAATCTCGATGAACTGTGGCGACGGCTTTATCCTTTAGAAGAAAATACAGATGCTCCTCATGCAGAAACCTGCCTAGCTTGCCATTTTACTGGCGAACCCAATAAGAAAGGCAAATGTCAGCGCTGCCACCGCCCACTTCACCATCGTGAACCCTTGAGCTTACAAAAAACATGGGCCGCACTGATTGCCGCCATGGTGCTGCTAATCCCCGCTAACCTATTGCCCATTTCGACGTTTTATTTAAATGGTCGACGTCTAGAAGACACAATTTATTCTGGGGTCGTTTCCTTAATTGACTCAGGAAACTGGCCGATTGCCATTATTGTTTTTATTGCCAGTATTTTGGTGCCCTTCGTGAAGATTATCATCATGATACTGTTACTATTTTCAATTCAATTTAAAAGCCATACAGACCCCGTGTTACGGATGAAATTACTGAAATTCGTTTCATGGATTGGGCGCTGGTCGATGTTAGATTTATTTGTCATCGCCTTGATGATGACCTTAGTTAATCGCGATATGCTAATGTCATTTACTATGGGGCCTGCGGCTTTATATTTTGGTACCGCTGTTATTTTAACTATCCTTGCTGTTGAGTGGTTAGACAGTCGATTAATATGGGATTCTTATGGAAAATCAAAACCATCAAAGTGA
- the proQ gene encoding RNA chaperone ProQ: MENQPKLNSSKEVIAFLAERFPRCFIAEGEARPLKVGIFQDIVGNLTEEDGISKTQLRSALRMYTSSWRYLYGVKEGAKRVDLNGDDCGELDAEHIAHARQQLAEAKARVQAQRAEQQKTQKRPAAKKPSDKAPRQNDANKENSSRRRPSDKKERPQNTAPKKPRSNPAEENLKSVTDINTLKVGQTLKVKVGSSMMDASVLEIAKDGVRVQLPSGLAMIVRAEHLKF, translated from the coding sequence ATGGAAAATCAACCTAAGTTGAATAGTAGTAAAGAAGTTATCGCATTTTTGGCAGAGCGTTTTCCACGCTGTTTTATCGCTGAAGGCGAAGCACGTCCGCTTAAAGTCGGAATTTTTCAAGATATCGTAGGGAACTTGACCGAAGAGGATGGTATTAGCAAAACGCAATTACGTTCTGCGTTACGCATGTATACCTCTAGCTGGCGTTACCTTTACGGTGTTAAAGAAGGCGCAAAACGTGTTGACTTAAATGGAGATGACTGCGGTGAATTAGATGCAGAGCACATTGCCCATGCGCGTCAACAATTAGCTGAAGCGAAAGCGAGAGTCCAAGCCCAACGCGCAGAGCAACAAAAAACGCAAAAGCGTCCTGCTGCGAAAAAGCCTAGCGACAAAGCACCTCGTCAAAATGATGCGAACAAAGAGAACTCATCTCGTCGCCGTCCATCAGACAAAAAAGAACGCCCACAAAATACAGCTCCGAAAAAACCTCGTAGCAATCCAGCTGAAGAGAATTTGAAATCAGTTACTGATATCAACACACTGAAAGTCGGTCAGACTCTGAAAGTGAAAGTGGGTAGCAGTATGATGGATGCCTCTGTGCTGGAAATTGCCAAAGATGGTGTTAGGGTTCAATTGCCATCTGGTCTGGCAATGATTGTGCGCGCGGAACATTTAAAGTTCTGA
- a CDS encoding GAF domain-containing protein: protein MDKKKYYHELSDSLSALIAGEYDLIASLANSSALLFERLSGINWVGFYLSDGKELVLGPFQGKVACIRIPFDKGVCGAAFSKAEVHRVEDVHAFPGHIACDAASNSEIVFPLSVNGKIIGVLDIDSPNIGQFDEEDEKGLQYLTDQLCQHLAMCSIPKYY from the coding sequence ATGGATAAAAAGAAGTATTATCACGAACTTTCAGATAGTTTATCTGCACTTATCGCTGGAGAGTATGATTTAATTGCCAGTTTAGCAAATAGCAGTGCGTTATTATTTGAACGTTTATCCGGTATTAACTGGGTTGGTTTTTACTTGAGTGATGGAAAGGAACTGGTTCTTGGTCCATTCCAAGGTAAAGTCGCTTGTATACGGATCCCGTTCGATAAAGGCGTCTGTGGTGCTGCATTTTCCAAAGCGGAAGTTCATCGTGTGGAAGATGTGCATGCTTTTCCAGGTCACATCGCGTGTGATGCGGCTAGTAACTCGGAAATCGTCTTTCCTCTGAGTGTAAATGGCAAGATAATTGGGGTTTTAGACATCGATAGCCCAAATATCGGTCAATTCGATGAAGAGGATGAAAAAGGGCTTCAATACCTTACAGACCAGTTATGCCAGCACTTGGCAATGTGTTCTATACCAAAATATTATTAA